The DNA window gggtgaaagcatgcattgtgttcttctttgtgagtgtgagtgttgatcttgattccAGATCTGTAAAtgattgaaccattgtgtgtgaatacggaatcattctttgtgtgagggcatttgaataccttagttgagcttgaacttgcatttgaagcaagtgttgtgagcttgagaatctttgataatggtgtgtcacaacttgagtctttgagtacacaattgatccttgcatgagtaagttgaatcatgtgtgtacattcatgaatgagtcttgtgtagcactgtttgagacatcctttttgaactgccgaacttgagttttacttgaggacaagcaaaagtttaagttgggggtgttgatgagtccacaatttggactcatttagggctatattttgataaatttagtgtcgtcaaatgcatattttgtctcaataactgatgtgaatccttaagtttcaggtatttgagtTGAGAGATAACGCATGGACGCTATCAAGCAAAAACGGAACAAGGCGGCTGAAATAACAAAGAATGAAGACCTAaggatcgcctaatccattaaGCGAGTCACCGAACGGCCTTAACCTCACCCAAAGTTCCAATGTGCTGAGCCTTGAagaaaaagatcaagttggcTATGAAAGGGAGCAGACGGCGCGTCGCCGAACAGTTCCGCGAAGAACCaccatatcgcccaatgattcATAACGCAAAGATGCTGAAGACAAAAactgaaaggcgatgaaccagaccaaagggtggatcgccgagtgcatcggcgatcccgactaactgcgccaaGTGGTCCTTCACAGCACAAATTTtcgaaaactataaatacccatTTAAATCTGTAGCTTAGTATCAAGTTGTAGCGAATTATTACtaatttttagaatatttcagttttgagttcttagagtttttgtgagacattgttcttgagatttgaagattttgaaggttttcaattccaagaaattggaagtgggtcttgaagaatcttcatccttgacGTGTTTAAAGACATTATTTATCGTACCCATTTGATAGAAACACTTatcggtatcgatttctatctctttttcatgtctagctaaaacctcaattcttggggtgtgattatgtgaatatgggttgaatttactaTTGGGTCTTGCTAATTAATAGTTAATTcgctgtttaaatgtgatttcgttcagtagttatgtatgaacttaatggaattgtagttgcaaatatgatttcatctcCGTGTCTGTAGCTTGCATGAGAGAGAGGTCTTAAGACTAAAACTATTGAATCGATAGCCGGTAGTTATTGGgtcgtcgtgggttcagctcgagagagtgaatcctagaccttctcccacacattcagctcgagagagtgactGGGCTAAGGCTAAGGTTGGGCGTAATTGCGGCTTATctgtgttcgagagaaagtaatttgattcggggtaagttgctcgagagagaatttacccccactaaagtctagcttagttacaaaTTTACAATGATTTATTATCAATAGCATGTACCCGGTTGTTTATTTGAGCCCATATTCCtttcacatcccaagaatcccgtctccccAATTCGTACTCTTATTTTCGCTATTTTTGTTTACTGTTTATATACAAACACCccatttgataattgacattcgtgtcattTCTTGAActtattatgtttttactcgttaatgtttatagctatgattgattATAACAAAATTTTACTCTTCTACTTAATTCTCGACTACTAACTGGTCCCTTGGGACTtgaccccaacccattcggttgggttatattactatacgcgatcgttgacacttgaattggaagttgtgtctttgaTTACGTCAAACATCAGGCTCCGAGATAGGTTTGACTATCCATCTTTTAGACTGAGATGAGTAGTTAATATTTCATAACAAGTCAAATGTGAAATGATTTGGAGTGTGAATTTTAGAGGTTGGTAAGTGTTGACTTTCTTGTTAGCCCGTGTGGACTTATTTGTGATTCTTAGCTTGTGTGGAGGCCTCACGTGATATCCTTAATTGTATTTTGAGAACTTGTGATATTTGAGGATTTGGCCGAGAGAGGGATTGTGTTACCTATCTTAATCTTTTGACATTGGAACTTGAATTGATATTTTATCaatcttaaaataaaataaatgtttccTAAATGGTAAAGACTGATTTCAAATGGATCCTTTTATTATTCCTATCGTATGAAAATGTGTTTCATGACTTATTGAATTCGGAAACTTTATCAGATCCTTGTTAAATTGAGTATGCCTTTGTATTGTTTGTGTTGTGATGCGTTCATCCTCATTCAACATATCATTGTTCACGGGAATATGAGAAAGTGCAGAAATATTAtcttttgagaaagaaaatgagaaacCTTACATTTATCTTTGACCACGATCTAGGTGGAAATTTGATGAGATGTTGAGCTTgttgaaattggtatatggaCTGCGAGTCCCCCATGGTCCTTGTTTGGAACCTAAAGCTCGGTAAGGTGTATATGGCAGGTTGTGCCACCACATTATTTCATCATCTAATTGCATTGCGTTGTCTATCTTTGTTATGTTGTGTAACTTGCTTATCTGTTGATATGAGTATTATCAACAGTCTTATGTGTTTACCTTTCGCGCCATTACTAGATAAATTGGTGGCACCGATGCTGAAATGAGACTTTTTTGTATGTAGGTGGAAGCatttcatagtttatttctTAAGTCTGATTAGTTGTTTATACTCAATCAGTCCAACCTACTGAGTAGATGTGAATTGTATTCACCCCTACTTCtcttattttcttgatatatatCCTAGTCAGGGTTCATAGTCGTTGATTGGATCAGGGATTGCTTCCCATTCAGAATAGTGGTGAGATCCTGTTTTCCAAATCACCATAATCTCCATCTATCATTTACAatctttaaatttctttttgaaGACTTGATATGTAGTCTAGATTTTAGAAATGTATTAGATACTCTTTATGCTTATGATACCAAATTTAGGgaatttatttgttatatttcaTTTCTCTTCGTTTGTGACCTAACTTCCCTTTGGAAGTCTTGTATGTGTTATTTATTTTGGCTTACACATTAAATTAGGTTCTCGAAATGTGTGTCATCATGACCTTgatttttgggtcatgacaggTACCGTGATTTTGTTTGGTTGATTTTTCATTGCAAATATCTACCATAAGAAACAAAATATCACAACCATAAATCAATACTCACTTCTTATTTTCAATATCAATTCTCAActtattagttaattttttaaaaaaatctattactgccacataaattgaaaaaaagggaGTAATATTGATTGttcctttgaaaattatgtaaaaagtactataaagtATACAATTAacatcttaaaatatttaaaagacatagaAAATATTAGTTGATtttgagacagagggagtaataaattatttgaaaattacataaatagtattataaatcataataattaacactttaaatatttaaaaattatatgaaaaattgGATCTCTCCTAATTCTataaatgtcacataaaatagaTTAAATAGAATAACATATATTGAGTCCGTGCTTGCCGAGGTAATCGATAAGTAGTATAAAAATATACACTAAATTATCCAAAAGATCCCTTTATATATCTACACTAAATTATCCGGAAGATGAAGAGGTAAAAGAGAATCAAAGAAACCTAGTGTAGATTGTATAAAATattcaaagtaataaaaagaACTACTCAAGGTATATGCAataagataatttatttattggGGTCACGTTGACTCCTTCCCAAAGTAAACCAAACTAAAGGGGCAAGGAATAAAGAAAACATGTACTCCCCTTCATTTTActatatgtttttttcttggaaaataGGTTTAAATGTGGGACGCGAATACAAAGTTAGTCAGATTCCAATGTGGATATCGAATATCAGACCagacaaagaaaaaatataaataaagctATAGTTAATTTTATGGTAGGTGGGAGAAGAATGAGTATAAGCAGAGAGGAGGAGGAGTAAAGAGAGGAATCGAAGCGATGCCAAACTAAACCTCAGTTGTGAAGTAAATTAAAAAGGCATCCAAAGAATCGACTTGACTTTTGAGAAACATATAAATagtgtcaataattaataaaggaAGACAATTATTTTGTTAGTATGGGAGGTGGGAAAATTGTTGGGATATTGATCTTTGTGGTTGTGGTTGTTTCAGCAgcaggaggaggaggaggggaaaatcatcatcatcagcaGCAGCAGAAATGGTGGAAATGGGTGTCTTCTACTTCTGCAGCAGTGGTCAATCCAGTTGTCTCTTCTTCAATTGTCCTACCACTCTATGGCAATGTCTACCCCCTTGGGTATGCAATAACTTAGGGGTCATTTTGGTATTCACATTTAATTTACATGATGGGATAACTAATCCCGCGGAATAAGTGTGTGTTATCCATCTTGTGCAGTTATTACTATGTTCAGCTCAATATAGGGCAGCCTTCAAGGCCTTTTTTTCTTGATCCTGACACAGGTAGCGACCTCACCTGGCTGCAATGTGATGCTCCCTGTGTTCGCTGCACAACGGTAAACTCTTTCTTACTACTCATTGAGTTGCCGGTTTCTCTTAACTGTAATGGCTTATTACTATCTCAAATTATATGTTCATTGCAATCTTATGGACTATTGTTCTATCATTCGATGTACTTGTACTACTCAAGTTTCTAAACCCATGGAAGTAGAGGTCAATTATGTACCCACTCAATTTCTTCCCTTTTTAGGCAACTAGGGATGATAGAGGAGGCTACAGACATTAACAAGGCACAATAGGATCATTATGAATGTTAGGATGAATTGAATTAATGGGAGAAAGGACTAGGTTATGAGGAAAGGCaacaaagagagagagagagagagaaaagagtTGGTTTCTCTCTTTCAAAATTCACCATCCATATTTCGGAGAACTATCATGTTTGAGAGGTTTTGGAAGGCCTATTAGTAAAGGTAGAGGGAGGACTAGTTTAATCAGTTGTTGATGGgatgattttgaaatttgtagCTTTTGATGATCAAATTTGAAACAGTTTTATATTTATGGATGACAGTCTCATCCTACTACTTTTAATACTTGTAGGCGCCTCATCCATTCTACAAACCAAACAATGACCTCGTACCATGCAAGGACCCTCTCTGTGCCTCCTTGCACCCTGCTGGTTACAAATGTGAGAGTCCAGAACAATGTGACTATCAGGTTGACTATGCCGATGGAGGTTCATCTCTAGGTGTCCTACTTAATGATGTGTTTCATTTCAACATGACCAGTGGTGCTCGGATGATACCTCGTTTGTCTTTAGGGTTAGCAATCTTTATCCTCTCTCATTCtgtattctttctttttatgtGTCTTGCTTGtatgaaaaaacatatgctGTAATGTCCTTTTGGCAATACTTGCATTCAAAGTTTGTTAAGACTGTTGTCCTATGCTACTAAATGAAGAATTATGAGGCTCCATTGACAAAAGATAGAACagtaaatacaaaaaaaaaagagagaaaagaaacaaCTTTCAATAGCTTCACATAGATGTAGAAGATTATGATTGATATAGTTGGACATTTAAGAATGACATATTCTCAGTAGAAATATGCATCACAGTGTTATTGAATATATCATCTTCCTCCTAATCGACATCATAAGCAGAACTAAAAGAAATATTCTGCAGATAGgaaaaaggaattaaaaaaaaagaaatacagaGAAAAGCTCACACCCCTATTCACTGTAGTTAATGTTTGGAAGGCCGACTGAACATCTGATTTGCTGTTTTGAATAGGTAATCCTACATGACCTCATAATTGTTTTGTaaattttaattcttaattGTTTAAAGAAGGTCCTAACAATTCCCTCCTTCACAATacttcgtaaatgttgatataGGTAAATTTGTTCCTTCAGCTGATTCTAAAGCTTCCTTGATAGGAGAAATAACTCTATTCTATCATATAGTTTAGTTGAGAAACTATCGTATCAAAAGGAtttcagttttatttttcttgtaactTTGTAGGTGTGGATATGATCAGTTACCTGGTCAATCTTATCATCCTTTGGATGGAGTGCTTGGTCTTGGGAGAGGAAAAACCAGCATTGTGTCTCAGCTTCACAGCAAGGGTGTGGTGCAAAATGTGGTAGGTCATTGCTTGAGTGGTAGAGGAGGAGGCTTTCTCTTCTTTGGAGATGAGGTTTATGATTCCTCACGCATAGTCTGGACTCCTATGGCACATGATCGCATGTAATGCACTCAAATCCCAACAGCAAACTTTGTCTTTCTAAATTATCCTCTCTAATCAATACTGCATGACAGGAAGCACTATTCAGCAGGATCTGGAGAACTCATATTTGGGGGAAAAGGCACAGGATTGAAGAATCTTTTTGTAGTCTTTGACAGTGGAAGTTCCTTCAGTTACCTAAACGCACATACATACGAAGGTTTCATTTCACTAGTAAGTTGTACAAcatgtaattaattaagtttacGGAATCTGTGTATTGTAACTTATTGTAGCTTCACTTGTATTGACAGTTGAAGAAAGAATTGAATGGGAAGCCACTAAGAGAAACAAAGGATGATTATACACTCCCATTATGCTGGAAGGGCAGGAGACCTTTCAAAACCATAAATGATGTGAAGAAATACTTCAAGCAGTTTGCACTTAGCTTTGGCAATGGATGGAAATCCAAAGCTCATTTTGAAATCCCCCCTGAATCATATCTTATTATCTCAGTAAGATTTtcaactttctttattttacaaTATATCCTCTATATGATGAACATACTAACTAACTTGTTTTGCAGTCAAAGGGCAGTGTCTGCTTGGGAGTTCTAAATGGTACTGAAGCTGGTCTGCAAAATGTCAACCTTATTGGAGGTATGTATGTATGAGATGTAAAATGGTTGAATCTATTCAAGTTCATTTAATCTATTCCAATGGAAAATCATTAGACTAATCGAATGAATTACCTGTTTCCAGATATATCAATGCAAGATAAAATGGTGATCTATGACAATGAGAAGCAAGCAATAGGTTGGACCTCTGCAAATTGTGACAGACCACCAAAGTCGAGTAACATGATAATGTAATTAAACAAACACTAATCTTTTATCATTCTATTTGTATGTGCTTTCATAAATAAATGGGGGTATAATAATAAGAAGCCTCCCCTTTTGTATGTATTCCGAGAAACAAAAAATGTTCCAAGAGGTTTATCCTTTTGAATTCTGATGAATAATGGTCTTTTTACACAAGTCTTAAAGCCCATTATATCAAATTGAGGCATCACCATGTCAACCTTTTTGTAACATTGTTTTGAGATAGAAGAATACTAGTGTTGTATTTGGTAAAGACGAGTTGTTAGATAAACAAGaatataatgtatatattacCCAACAGAGATTGTATTGCGTTCTGATCATTTCTAGTGTTGAAACTGGAAGCCGCAGAACTAAAATCCTCCATTAATGGAGCTTGAGTTTAGTGAAGAGAAATGGAACATTCTAGAGATCTGAGAAGATGAAATGGAAGATATGTGAATTGTATTTCACTAAAACTGAATGTATGAGCTTTACATTAATATGTATTTATACATGTATGAAAAGCAtgaaaataactaactaactcTAACTAACTATAACTAATTACAACTCACTAATTCTAAcacccccctcaagttggaggtgAAGTAATCACAGACAACTTGTTCAGAAGTCTTGAGTGTTTAACTCCAGTCAAAGCCTTGGTAAATACATCTGCCAATTGTGAATTTGTAGAAATGTGATGAAGTGTAATCAACCCTTGTTGAAGTTTGTCCCTAACAAAATGACAATCCACTTCTATGTGCTTTGTTCTTTCGTGAAAAACTGGATTTTTGGCAATGTGAACTGCTGCTTGGCTATCACAAAACACATGTATAGGTAAAGAGCTATGTACTAGCAGTTCAGCAAGTAATCTTTCAAGTCATACTAGTTCCTGTACAACTTGTCTCATAGCTCTGTACTCTGCCTCTGCAGAGGATAATGACACAGTGGCCTGCTTTTTAGACTTCCAACTGATAGGGCAGTCTCCCATAAGTACCAAGTATCCACTAACTGATCTCCTTGAATCAGGACAAGAAGCCTAGTCTGAGTCACTATAAGCACTAACAGTGAACTTTGGTTTGTTTGAAATGAAAATCCCCAAAGTAGGATCTTGTTTTAGATACCTAAGTACATGATAGGCTGCCTTCAAGTGTGTATCTCTAGGTGACTGCATAAATTGGCTGAGATGTTGTACACTGAATGCTA is part of the Solanum stenotomum isolate F172 chromosome 8, ASM1918654v1, whole genome shotgun sequence genome and encodes:
- the LOC125874735 gene encoding aspartic proteinase Asp1-like; translated protein: MGGGKIVGILIFVVVVVSAAGGGGGENHHHQQQQKWWKWVSSTSAAVVNPVVSSSIVLPLYGNVYPLGYYYVQLNIGQPSRPFFLDPDTGSDLTWLQCDAPCVRCTTAPHPFYKPNNDLVPCKDPLCASLHPAGYKCESPEQCDYQVDYADGGSSLGVLLNDVFHFNMTSGARMIPRLSLGCGYDQLPGQSYHPLDGVLGLGRGKTSIVSQLHSKGVVQNVVGHCLSGRGGGFLFFGDEVYDSSRIVWTPMAHDRMKHYSAGSGELIFGGKGTGLKNLFVVFDSGSSFSYLNAHTYEGFISLLKKELNGKPLRETKDDYTLPLCWKGRRPFKTINDVKKYFKQFALSFGNGWKSKAHFEIPPESYLIISSKGSVCLGVLNGTEAGLQNVNLIGDISMQDKMVIYDNEKQAIGWTSANCDRPPKSSNMIM